The DNA segment CCGGCCACCAATAAACCGGAGCTCAGAGCAGCCAGTTCGATAACATCGATACGGCTCGTGAAAAACAGCATGAGCAATGCCGCCATAAAAGCTAACACAATGGCTAAACCGCCGCCGCGCGGGGTAGGCACGGTATGGGAACTACGTTGATTGGGAATATCCAACACTTTGCGCGACAAAGCATAGGAACGAATCACGCCAGTCAATAGGATTGAAACTAGCAGTACAACAGCAAAATGCAATAACACGCTATTTTGAATTCAGAAAACGGACGATGTCCGGTAGGGATTGTTGAAGAGTATGTTGGGGCCTAAAACCCAATTCGCGTTCGATTTTAGCAGACGAATACCAAGCCGAACCGGTTAATTTTTCCAGCGCGGCGCTATCGAAGGGAAAACGGCGCCCTATCAACTGACCGATAACATCACCCGTTTTAGCCAAGCCATTCAGAAAACCCAACGGTATTTCCCAGCTAATCGGCGACTTGCCCAGCGACGCTCTGATCCAATCGTACATTTGCCGGGTAGAATAGGTATTGCCATCGGTGACGATGTAAATCCGTCCGGCGGCTTCCGGTTTGTCGGCCGCCAGCAGTGCCGCACGCGCCACATCGTCCACATGCACCATCGAACGGCGATTATGCAGTTCCGGCAAGGGCGGAAATAAACCGCGCCGTATCGCCTTGATCATCCGGGGCAGATTGCCTTTGTCGGCATTGCCGTAAACCATGCAAGGCCGAATCACCACCGGATGCGGCACATAACCGCCATGCAAAACCAGTTGTTCGGCGGCGTATTTCGATTGCCCATAAGGGCTATCGGCCAGAGTATCATCCGCTTCATCCATCGGTTGCCCCTCCCGACCGCCAACGGCTTTCACGCTACTGAAAAAGATGAAACGCTTGACTCCAGCTTGCCGGGCGGCTTCCAGCAATTTGCGGGTTCCTTCGGTATTGACCTGGCTATATTCGATCGGATCCTGACGATTTTCCGACAGGGCGTGGGCCTTACCGGCCAGATGGAAGATAGTATCGACGCCCGCGCACAAACCGGCGGGACAGTCGTCAATAGCCAACTCCATAGAAAACTGATTAGGCGAATTACTGAATGGACCATGACTTAACGTTCTTATCGTAAACCCCTGGCTAACCAGTAACCGGCAAAGCCGGGCGCCGATGAAACCATTTGCACCGGTGACAACAACTTTTTTCGTCATAGTATTTCGCGATGAAGGTCCAAAGTTTGGGACAATACGATGCCATCCGAGAACACCTGTTCCACTCTCAGACGTCTCACATCGCCCCCATTTGCATTCCTAAATCCTGATTCAAAATCAACTTTTCCATGGCGGCTGATTCAACGCTTGGAATTGATGAAACTAAAAAAGAATGAACTAGAGATTTACTCAATGCAGTGTCTCACTGATGTACGCCAAATACTGTAATATTGGCTAAGTTTGGGCAGCTTAGAATATCAATCCAGCTTTAATTAGGTTCTATGATAACAGGCTCGGAAGATATGATCATGCGCGTATCGAGACCAGCAGTGCGGTTAAACTTTTAACCATAGACTTTGATGCGGCACAAAGCTCCTGTGACTACGATTTGTGGCGCAATACCGCTT comes from the Methylomonas sp. LL1 genome and includes:
- a CDS encoding NAD-dependent epimerase/dehydratase family protein; this translates as MTKKVVVTGANGFIGARLCRLLVSQGFTIRTLSHGPFSNSPNQFSMELAIDDCPAGLCAGVDTIFHLAGKAHALSENRQDPIEYSQVNTEGTRKLLEAARQAGVKRFIFFSSVKAVGGREGQPMDEADDTLADSPYGQSKYAAEQLVLHGGYVPHPVVIRPCMVYGNADKGNLPRMIKAIRRGLFPPLPELHNRRSMVHVDDVARAALLAADKPEAAGRIYIVTDGNTYSTRQMYDWIRASLGKSPISWEIPLGFLNGLAKTGDVIGQLIGRRFPFDSAALEKLTGSAWYSSAKIERELGFRPQHTLQQSLPDIVRFLNSK